One region of Krasilnikovia cinnamomea genomic DNA includes:
- a CDS encoding type I-G CRISPR-associated protein, Cas3-extension family, producing the protein MHLPALDGRDPLGFLAALGVLRLLTDHDHPGTLLSFDPQTATAIIHSGHPDIDTIVTALGGIVSSTSEHAAIPGVPDDFPPANPGTGGDPLRVPRHAYNAKAITLNDQDTTGRAHAWHGALVTDLAVDDRGRCRPTPYTAPAGQQALRTFFHKPLTAVRRHPPALKEALTGWRRIDRLPRLDILTGESLDHRAIRDAVDQPDGESRPSAVPGATWLATMALPLLRLTSTGARRTATCWYELPGQGTEIMIWPLWRPPLDTHATQALLEHPAIRPEVIDAVPTASLTRLRPLGVITIAAARRLAKAKSDGELAPTSIQIT; encoded by the coding sequence GTGCATCTGCCCGCACTCGACGGTCGCGACCCACTCGGCTTCCTCGCCGCCCTCGGCGTCCTGCGCCTGCTCACCGACCACGACCACCCAGGCACGTTACTGTCCTTCGACCCCCAGACAGCTACCGCGATCATCCACAGCGGCCACCCTGACATCGACACCATCGTTACCGCCCTCGGCGGCATCGTCAGCTCGACGTCCGAGCACGCCGCGATCCCCGGTGTGCCGGATGACTTCCCGCCAGCCAACCCCGGAACCGGCGGTGACCCCCTACGCGTGCCACGGCATGCGTACAACGCCAAGGCCATCACCTTGAACGATCAGGACACCACTGGACGCGCCCACGCCTGGCACGGCGCCCTCGTCACCGACCTCGCGGTTGACGACAGAGGACGATGCCGACCCACCCCTTACACCGCGCCCGCCGGCCAACAGGCTCTGCGCACCTTCTTCCACAAACCGTTGACCGCTGTGCGCCGCCACCCACCCGCGCTCAAGGAAGCACTCACAGGATGGCGGCGCATCGACCGCCTGCCCCGCCTCGACATCCTCACCGGCGAAAGCCTCGACCACCGCGCCATCCGCGACGCCGTCGACCAACCCGACGGCGAATCCCGCCCGTCCGCCGTACCCGGCGCCACCTGGCTCGCCACCATGGCCCTGCCACTACTCCGCCTCACTAGCACCGGCGCCCGCCGCACCGCTACCTGCTGGTACGAGCTCCCCGGACAAGGCACCGAGATCATGATCTGGCCCCTATGGCGACCACCTCTTGACACCCACGCCACTCAAGCCCTGCTAGAACACCCCGCCATCCGGCCCGAAGTCATCGACGCTGTGCCAACCGCCAGCCTGACCCGCCTACGCCCCCTCGGAGTGATCACAATCGCCGCGGCTCGACGCCTCGCAAAAGCCAAATCCGACGGCGAGCTCGCCCCCACCTCAATCCAGATCACGTGA